A region from the Aegilops tauschii subsp. strangulata cultivar AL8/78 chromosome 5, Aet v6.0, whole genome shotgun sequence genome encodes:
- the LOC141022148 gene encoding uncharacterized protein isoform X2 — METDAPAAGREAKESPDLAPRVPQILGAGLDRHTQSRPMALRDRSATPVVGALARDLSRAAPPTAAPTRVVPKSTPRPSPTTGSLPPLRPSPVLRAPVC, encoded by the exons ATGGAGACGGACGCGCCGGCGGCAGGGAGGGAGGCGAAGGAGTCGCCGGACCTGGCGCCCCGGGTGCCACAGATCCTGGGCGCCGGCCTCGACCGCCACACCCAGTCGCGGCCCATGGCGCTCCGCGACCGCAGCGCCACCCCCGTGGTCGGGGCCCTCGCCCGGGACCTCTCCCGCGCCGCTCCCCCGACCGCCGCCCCGACGCGCGTGGTGCCCAAATCCACCCCGCGCCCGTCCCCGACAACAGGCTCGCTGCCCCCCCTCCGGCCTTCGCCCGTCCTAAG AGCACCTGTTTGCTGA
- the LOC141022148 gene encoding uncharacterized protein isoform X1 codes for METDAPAAGREAKESPDLAPRVPQILGAGLDRHTQSRPMALRDRSATPVVGALARDLSRAAPPTAAPTRVVPKSTPRPSPTTGSLPPLRPSPVLSYLMYRSSVCSRNNSNNMCVFT; via the exons ATGGAGACGGACGCGCCGGCGGCAGGGAGGGAGGCGAAGGAGTCGCCGGACCTGGCGCCCCGGGTGCCACAGATCCTGGGCGCCGGCCTCGACCGCCACACCCAGTCGCGGCCCATGGCGCTCCGCGACCGCAGCGCCACCCCCGTGGTCGGGGCCCTCGCCCGGGACCTCTCCCGCGCCGCTCCCCCGACCGCCGCCCCGACGCGCGTGGTGCCCAAATCCACCCCGCGCCCGTCCCCGACAACAGGCTCGCTGCCCCCCCTCCGGCCTTCGCCCGTCCTAAG CTACCTTATGTACCGCTCTTCTGTTTGTTCAAGGAACAACTCCAACAACATGTGTGTGTTCACGTGA